Proteins encoded by one window of Desulfovibrio ferrophilus:
- a CDS encoding TolC family protein, with protein MKEQSIPMASHPFSVINSTALITLAVLLVLLAALPVRAKAEPLQALLDEGLANNQELASQRQLAEALRAEAPFYGSLQDPRLGIGLSNVPMDSFELDQEAMTQKQLFIAQKVPWFGTLDLAQQAALLKAVRQEARVQAKALELTRMISTAWYDLAFVQRGLETNKRLEALVSQALRIAETRYATGKGLQQDILAAQVQLSELLDERISLERRRRTLSDRINTLLHRESFRTIPLPSDIPQGAPLPSTEAMNRQALQNNPGIALRQADVDSATIAVKLAEKDYYPDMDFRLAYGQREDNPMTGLDRPDFLSGSVTFSVPLWQATRQDSKLDGAQKKLDATKKALVALERSLPHQVDALRAEIFGYSENHALLRTALTVQATQWADSSLAAYEVGKIQFDTMLSARVRLLRYELRADRYQYEQLKKLAELEELLGGPIHPEGIETAVLTEETTQ; from the coding sequence ATGAAAGAACAATCCATTCCCATGGCATCCCATCCTTTCAGCGTAATCAACTCCACGGCGTTGATCACGCTGGCAGTGCTGTTGGTCCTGCTTGCCGCATTGCCTGTCCGGGCCAAAGCAGAACCACTTCAGGCACTGCTCGACGAAGGTCTTGCCAACAATCAGGAACTGGCCAGCCAGCGTCAACTGGCGGAAGCCCTGCGCGCAGAAGCACCCTTTTATGGTTCTCTTCAGGATCCGCGTCTGGGCATCGGGCTGTCCAATGTTCCCATGGACAGCTTTGAACTGGATCAGGAAGCCATGACCCAGAAGCAGCTGTTCATCGCCCAGAAGGTCCCCTGGTTCGGCACCCTGGATCTGGCGCAGCAGGCCGCCCTGCTCAAGGCAGTACGCCAGGAAGCCCGGGTACAGGCCAAGGCCCTGGAATTGACCCGGATGATTTCCACAGCCTGGTACGATCTGGCCTTTGTCCAACGCGGTCTGGAAACCAACAAGCGCCTGGAAGCCCTTGTTTCCCAGGCCCTGCGCATTGCCGAGACCCGTTACGCCACAGGGAAGGGACTGCAACAGGACATCCTCGCCGCCCAGGTTCAGCTCTCCGAGCTTCTGGATGAACGAATTTCCTTAGAACGGCGCCGCCGCACCCTGAGCGACCGCATCAACACGCTGCTCCATCGCGAGTCCTTCCGGACAATTCCCTTGCCTAGCGACATCCCCCAGGGTGCCCCTCTGCCCTCAACCGAAGCCATGAACCGCCAAGCCCTGCAGAACAACCCCGGAATCGCCTTGCGCCAGGCAGATGTCGACAGCGCCACCATCGCCGTCAAGCTGGCCGAAAAGGACTATTATCCAGACATGGATTTCAGACTTGCCTACGGCCAACGCGAGGACAACCCCATGACCGGGCTGGACCGGCCCGACTTCCTTTCCGGTTCTGTCACTTTTTCCGTGCCCCTCTGGCAGGCCACCCGCCAGGACAGCAAACTCGACGGCGCACAAAAAAAACTCGATGCCACCAAAAAGGCTCTCGTTGCCCTGGAGCGATCCTTGCCGCACCAGGTGGATGCACTACGGGCCGAGATCTTTGGATACTCCGAAAACCACGCCCTGCTCCGCACGGCGCTCACGGTCCAGGCAACACAATGGGCGGATTCCTCCCTTGCCGCCTACGAAGTCGGCAAGATCCAGTTCGACACCATGCTCTCGGCCCGGGTGCGCCTGTTGCGCTACGAACTGCGAGCCGATCGCTACCAATACGAACAACTCAAGAAGTTGGCCGAGCTTGAAGAACTTCTGGGGGGGCCAATCCACCCAGAGGGAATAGAGACTGCGGTGCTGACCGAGGAGACTACACAATGA
- the nifU gene encoding Fe-S cluster assembly protein NifU, with the protein MWEYTDKVRELFLNPKNAGEIPDANAVGEVGSLACGDALKLFLKIDDDGVIEDAKFQTFGCASAIASSSALTEMLKGMPVEDAEKITNKEIAAYLGGLPKEKMHCSVMGQEALEACLLDYRGEEAPEKITEGEIVCHCFGVTDVAIRRAVEENGITTLEDITNFTKAGGGCGDCHEKLEEILFDVLGKKREVKVEAKPLTNIQRMQKVMQVIDEVIRPSLKQDGGDIELVDLDGTDVIVSLRGACGSCPSAKLTLNDFVQKTLREQVEPDIRVREASS; encoded by the coding sequence ATGTGGGAGTACACCGATAAGGTTCGAGAGTTGTTTCTGAACCCCAAGAATGCGGGCGAGATTCCGGATGCCAATGCTGTTGGCGAAGTCGGCAGCTTGGCCTGTGGCGATGCCCTGAAGCTGTTTCTGAAGATCGATGACGACGGCGTGATTGAAGACGCCAAGTTTCAGACTTTCGGTTGCGCCAGCGCCATTGCCTCATCCTCGGCTCTGACCGAGATGCTCAAGGGAATGCCTGTCGAGGATGCCGAGAAGATCACCAACAAGGAGATCGCGGCTTATCTGGGTGGCCTGCCCAAGGAGAAGATGCATTGCTCGGTCATGGGCCAGGAAGCCCTGGAAGCCTGTCTGCTTGATTATCGTGGTGAGGAAGCCCCGGAAAAGATCACCGAGGGTGAGATCGTCTGTCACTGTTTTGGTGTGACTGACGTTGCCATTCGCCGCGCTGTCGAGGAAAACGGCATTACCACTCTGGAAGATATCACCAACTTCACCAAGGCCGGCGGTGGTTGCGGTGACTGCCACGAAAAGTTGGAAGAAATATTGTTCGACGTGCTCGGCAAGAAGCGTGAGGTCAAGGTCGAGGCCAAGCCTCTTACCAATATCCAGCGCATGCAAAAGGTCATGCAGGTCATCGACGAAGTCATCCGCCCCAGCCTGAAGCAGGACGGTGGTGACATCGAGCTGGTGGATCTGGACGGAACCGACGTCATCGTTTCCCTGCGCGGTGCGTGCGGCTCCTGTCCGTCGGCCAAGCTGACCCTGAACGACTTTGTGCAGAAGACCCTGCGTGAGCAGGTTGAACCGGATATCCGTGTGCGGGAGGCCTCCTCATGA
- the nifS gene encoding cysteine desulfurase NifS — protein sequence MKTLYFDNNATTMVAPEVLEEMLPFFSEQYGNPSSMHRFGGQVGKHLTLARDRVAKGLGCEPDEVIFTACGTESDNTAFFAATMAQPGKKHIVTTKVEHPAVLNVAQRLERHGYDVTYLGTDSQGRLDMDELRDSLRDDTALVSIMYANNETGVIYPMPEIAEIVKARGILLHTDAVQAVGKVPFKLSELPVDYLALSGHKLHAPKGVGALYVRRGSPFRTFMLGGHQEHGRRAGTENTTGIVALGKAVELATQHIEAENTQVRALRDRLEQGLIKAIPDTRLNGHPDERLPNTSNISFKYVEGEAILLMMDQHGICASSGSACTSGSLEPSHVLRAMGVPFTYAHGSIRYSLSRYNTDAEVDTILEAMPPLIERLRELSPFKKDQENEPPACTC from the coding sequence ATGAAGACTTTGTATTTTGACAACAATGCGACAACCATGGTCGCTCCCGAAGTTCTTGAGGAAATGCTGCCGTTTTTCTCCGAGCAATATGGCAACCCGTCGAGCATGCACCGGTTCGGAGGGCAGGTCGGTAAGCATCTGACTCTGGCGCGCGACCGCGTGGCCAAGGGCCTGGGTTGCGAACCTGACGAGGTCATCTTCACAGCCTGCGGTACCGAGAGCGACAATACGGCGTTCTTTGCCGCGACCATGGCCCAGCCCGGCAAGAAGCATATCGTGACCACCAAGGTTGAACATCCAGCTGTGCTTAATGTGGCCCAGCGTCTTGAGCGGCACGGCTATGACGTGACCTATCTGGGGACGGACAGCCAGGGCCGACTGGATATGGATGAACTGCGCGACAGCCTGCGTGATGACACGGCATTGGTGTCCATCATGTACGCCAACAATGAGACGGGCGTGATCTATCCGATGCCCGAGATAGCGGAAATCGTGAAGGCGCGTGGCATCTTGCTGCACACCGATGCGGTTCAGGCCGTGGGCAAGGTGCCGTTCAAGCTCTCCGAGTTGCCGGTGGATTATCTGGCCCTATCAGGTCATAAGCTGCATGCCCCCAAGGGCGTGGGCGCACTGTATGTGCGCCGGGGTTCTCCGTTCCGCACTTTCATGCTGGGCGGGCATCAGGAGCATGGACGCCGTGCAGGAACCGAGAACACCACGGGCATCGTGGCTCTGGGCAAGGCCGTGGAGTTGGCTACCCAGCACATCGAGGCCGAGAATACTCAGGTCCGTGCCCTGCGCGATCGTCTGGAACAGGGGCTGATCAAGGCCATCCCGGATACCCGTCTCAATGGGCACCCGGATGAGCGCCTTCCCAATACGTCCAATATTTCGTTTAAGTATGTGGAGGGCGAGGCCATTCTGCTGATGATGGACCAGCACGGCATCTGTGCCAGTTCCGGCTCGGCCTGTACTTCGGGCAGTCTGGAGCCATCGCATGTGTTGCGCGCCATGGGGGTGCCCTTTACCTACGCCCACGGTTCCATCCGCTATTCCCTGTCGCGCTACAATACCGATGCGGAAGTGGATACCATTCTGGAGGCCATGCCCCCGCTCATTGAACGGTTGCGGGAATTGTCTCCCTTCAAGAAGGATCAGGAAAACGAACCTCCGGCCTGCACCTGCTAG
- the cysK gene encoding cysteine synthase A — MNIAHDMSELVGRTPLVRLNRVTEGCKASVAAKLEFFNPCSSVKDRIGMNMIVQAEQDGLLAPGAELVEPTSGNTGIGLAFMCAVRGYSLTLTMPESMSLERRMLLKGFGAKLVLTPAAEGMKGAIARAEAIADETGAFLPRQFDNPANPAIHSCSTAHEIWDDTDGDIDILVAGVGTGGTLSGAARTLKDKKPGLKAIAVEPVDSPVLSGGSPGPHGIQGIGAGFVPGNADVTLFDEIVQVSTEDAVSMARRLMREEGILCGISSGAAAHAAVEVAKREENAGKLIVCIIPDTGERYLSTPLFTGLVDTDDQ, encoded by the coding sequence ATGAATATTGCCCATGATATGTCCGAGCTTGTAGGGCGTACCCCCTTGGTGCGTCTGAATCGCGTCACCGAAGGCTGCAAGGCCAGCGTGGCAGCGAAGCTGGAGTTTTTTAATCCGTGCAGCTCCGTCAAGGATCGCATCGGAATGAACATGATCGTTCAGGCCGAGCAGGACGGGCTGCTCGCCCCCGGAGCCGAACTGGTGGAACCCACCAGCGGCAATACGGGGATCGGTCTGGCCTTCATGTGTGCGGTCCGTGGGTACAGCCTGACCCTGACCATGCCCGAGAGCATGAGTCTGGAGCGGCGGATGCTGCTCAAGGGATTCGGGGCGAAATTGGTATTGACCCCCGCAGCCGAAGGCATGAAGGGTGCCATTGCCAGGGCCGAGGCCATTGCCGATGAGACCGGTGCATTTTTGCCCCGGCAGTTCGACAACCCGGCCAACCCGGCCATTCATTCCTGTTCTACGGCCCATGAGATTTGGGATGACACCGATGGTGATATTGATATCCTCGTGGCCGGTGTCGGGACGGGAGGCACCCTGAGTGGTGCAGCCAGGACCCTGAAGGACAAGAAGCCCGGCCTCAAGGCCATCGCGGTGGAACCCGTCGATTCGCCGGTGCTTTCCGGTGGTTCACCGGGACCACATGGTATTCAGGGCATTGGTGCTGGGTTTGTACCCGGCAATGCCGATGTGACGCTGTTCGATGAAATTGTTCAGGTCTCTACTGAAGACGCTGTGTCCATGGCCCGACGGTTGATGCGGGAGGAAGGCATCCTCTGTGGTATCTCGTCCGGGGCTGCAGCCCATGCGGCGGTGGAAGTTGCCAAGCGTGAAGAGAACGCAGGCAAGCTCATTGTGTGTATTATCCCCGACACTGGCGAACGCTATTTGTCTACCCCTCTGTTTACTGGGCTGGTGGACACTGACGACCAGTGA
- the epsC gene encoding serine O-acetyltransferase EpsC yields MKKLDEVIDELCDPRNYEVVHHSQTRHVPMPSTEVLGEIVERLRAVLFPGYYGYSDVDAENMRSHLGANLDKVDRLLREQIRRGHCFSCSLESEGEADCLDCEELSRSLSRKFIARLPEVRRLLTTDVMAAYEGDPAAKSPGEAIFCYPSIHAVTNYRLAHELYHLGVDLIPRIITEMAHSKTGIDIHPGAEIGERFFIDHGTGVVIGETCIIGRNVRLYQGVTLGAKSFPKDDSGKLIKGIPRHPIVEDGAIIYSGATILGRVTIGAGSVIGGNVWLLKDVPPGTRVIQKPAGGAEGENALLLESLK; encoded by the coding sequence ATGAAGAAACTGGACGAAGTCATCGACGAATTGTGCGATCCCAGGAATTATGAGGTCGTGCACCACAGCCAGACGCGGCATGTGCCCATGCCCTCCACCGAGGTGCTGGGCGAGATCGTGGAGCGGCTGCGGGCCGTGTTGTTTCCGGGGTATTACGGCTACTCCGATGTGGATGCCGAGAATATGCGTTCGCACCTGGGTGCGAACCTGGACAAGGTTGATCGTCTGTTGCGCGAACAGATTCGCCGGGGACATTGTTTTTCCTGTTCACTGGAGAGCGAAGGCGAGGCGGATTGCCTGGATTGCGAGGAGCTCTCCCGCAGTCTGTCCCGCAAGTTCATCGCCCGGTTGCCCGAGGTTCGTCGTTTGCTGACCACGGATGTCATGGCTGCTTACGAGGGCGATCCTGCGGCCAAGAGTCCGGGGGAGGCCATCTTTTGTTATCCGAGCATTCATGCGGTGACCAACTATCGCCTGGCCCATGAACTGTATCATCTGGGTGTGGATCTGATTCCGCGCATCATCACCGAGATGGCTCATTCCAAGACCGGCATCGACATCCATCCCGGTGCGGAGATTGGTGAACGGTTCTTCATTGATCATGGCACTGGCGTGGTCATTGGCGAGACCTGCATCATCGGTCGCAATGTGCGCCTCTATCAGGGCGTGACTCTGGGAGCCAAGAGCTTCCCTAAGGACGATTCCGGCAAGCTCATCAAGGGCATCCCCCGCCATCCCATCGTGGAGGACGGCGCTATCATTTACTCCGGGGCCACGATCCTGGGGCGTGTGACCATTGGTGCCGGTTCGGTGATTGGCGGTAACGTCTGGCTGCTGAAGGATGTTCCCCCCGGAACCAGAGTTATCCAGAAGCCCGCCGGTGGTGCCGAGGGCGAGAATGCATTGTTGCTGGAGAGTCTCAAATAG
- a CDS encoding tetratricopeptide repeat protein, with amino-acid sequence MKAHKSLLPDDGPQLTRSDLITYEHLLRDEISSFLPFTSYSLFFPRSLDSGALSELVEGRAVFLPEEKKALLPLALNGELMGVFVAKGVKLQAPKAMPPLLASMARMCLEKLQLYKISVTDSGTGLGTRELLSRAAADEIERVQGCLRPDADGCRAGDSGFAASFGLILARLHDLERNAETYGPAFATRALNKAAAIVNDIAPQGALTARAGDDSLVILLPAVTPPACRKLAGTLAAELSALQVKDPVLECYLHPGTSVGCASYPHDVNGHVLRQKPTDQAALLVRKAMRAARAAAQNGTGRAFAYSQIVTEGGHVQEVLPLGRLTVDLGASVGAREGQRFLVWGGTNDPKGAPTCKGEIALMEVRRGHSLAEVMHQADVSLNVEPGDRLALIQETDPAENGGKADADMLTGLPTYRDFLKQLVTERDKHETFSLVLLRLPDMDRPSDSLTETRLRDLASACTKIFGESALGGRTSLSGLAWLLPETSGPKAKKLCEKLLESLPPDFPRPAAGITKHPFLSYSKADALDNAHKALEYAILLPEPHIGLVDSLALNIHADKLFAQGSLYDAIEEYKLALTADRSNIMARNSLGVCHARMGDLSAAKRQFNTVLGKNPKDVFALYNFGYICQRMNQIKEAREAYKKCLILDPEHLFSQIRLGQLSQKNRRFADARRYFEKASALPGGKGLTRRYLAQLALAKGDVEEAREHLHQALIHDPKDAPSLALMARIYLDNGEDPEVAEALARQASALAPGHAPFWKELARALSAQGKQQEAAEVVDRLEGM; translated from the coding sequence ATGAAAGCCCATAAAAGCCTGCTCCCGGATGATGGCCCACAGCTGACTCGTAGCGACCTCATCACCTACGAACACCTGCTGCGTGATGAGATCTCCTCATTCCTGCCCTTCACATCCTACAGCCTCTTTTTCCCACGTTCACTGGATAGTGGCGCCCTGTCCGAATTGGTAGAAGGCCGTGCCGTCTTCCTGCCCGAGGAGAAAAAGGCTCTGCTGCCCTTAGCCCTGAATGGGGAACTCATGGGTGTCTTCGTCGCCAAGGGAGTCAAGTTGCAAGCCCCCAAGGCCATGCCGCCACTCCTTGCTTCCATGGCCCGCATGTGCTTGGAAAAACTCCAGCTCTACAAAATTTCAGTAACAGACTCCGGTACCGGCCTGGGTACCCGTGAATTGCTGTCCCGCGCGGCCGCCGACGAAATCGAACGCGTGCAAGGCTGCCTGCGTCCGGATGCCGATGGCTGCCGTGCCGGCGACTCCGGATTTGCGGCCAGCTTTGGGCTGATTCTGGCCCGGCTGCACGATCTGGAGCGCAATGCCGAGACCTATGGTCCTGCCTTTGCGACCCGTGCTCTGAACAAGGCTGCCGCCATTGTGAACGACATCGCTCCACAAGGGGCTCTCACTGCCCGCGCCGGAGATGATTCCCTTGTCATCCTGCTGCCTGCCGTCACACCTCCGGCCTGCCGGAAACTGGCGGGAACCCTTGCGGCGGAGCTCTCAGCCCTGCAGGTCAAGGACCCGGTGCTGGAGTGCTACCTGCATCCAGGAACGTCCGTAGGCTGCGCCAGCTACCCCCACGATGTAAACGGCCATGTCCTGCGCCAGAAACCGACAGACCAGGCGGCCCTGCTTGTGCGCAAGGCCATGCGCGCCGCCAGAGCGGCAGCCCAGAACGGAACAGGCCGGGCCTTTGCGTACAGCCAGATTGTCACCGAAGGCGGTCACGTGCAGGAGGTACTGCCGCTCGGGCGTCTCACCGTCGATCTGGGAGCCAGCGTAGGCGCTCGCGAAGGCCAGCGTTTTCTCGTCTGGGGAGGCACCAACGATCCCAAGGGAGCTCCGACTTGCAAAGGTGAAATCGCTTTGATGGAGGTGCGGAGAGGACACTCCCTGGCAGAAGTCATGCATCAGGCGGATGTGTCCCTGAACGTGGAACCCGGGGACCGCTTGGCCTTGATTCAGGAAACCGATCCCGCCGAAAATGGTGGCAAAGCCGATGCAGACATGCTGACAGGCCTGCCCACCTACCGCGATTTCCTCAAGCAGCTGGTGACAGAACGCGACAAGCACGAGACCTTCTCGCTGGTGCTGTTGCGCCTGCCTGACATGGATCGTCCCTCGGACAGCCTGACGGAGACCCGTTTACGCGACCTGGCTTCAGCCTGCACCAAGATCTTCGGAGAATCGGCACTTGGCGGACGCACCAGCCTCAGCGGGCTGGCCTGGCTGCTGCCAGAGACCAGCGGTCCCAAGGCCAAAAAACTGTGCGAAAAACTCCTGGAATCCTTACCGCCGGACTTCCCCAGGCCCGCGGCAGGCATCACCAAGCACCCGTTCCTGTCCTATTCCAAGGCCGATGCCTTGGACAACGCCCACAAGGCTCTGGAATATGCGATCCTGCTGCCCGAGCCACATATCGGACTGGTCGACTCCCTTGCCCTGAACATCCATGCGGACAAGCTCTTTGCCCAGGGCAGCCTCTATGACGCCATCGAAGAATACAAACTGGCCCTCACTGCGGACCGCTCCAATATCATGGCCCGCAACTCGCTCGGCGTCTGCCATGCGCGCATGGGAGATTTGAGCGCTGCCAAGCGCCAATTCAACACAGTGCTCGGCAAGAATCCGAAGGATGTGTTCGCGCTATACAACTTCGGGTACATCTGCCAACGCATGAATCAGATCAAGGAAGCCCGCGAAGCCTACAAGAAATGTCTGATTCTGGACCCCGAGCATCTCTTCAGCCAGATTCGACTGGGCCAGCTCTCTCAGAAAAACAGGCGCTTTGCGGATGCCCGACGCTACTTTGAAAAAGCCTCTGCCCTGCCCGGCGGCAAGGGCCTGACCCGGCGTTATCTGGCGCAGTTGGCTCTGGCCAAAGGTGATGTGGAAGAAGCCCGCGAGCACCTGCATCAGGCACTGATCCACGACCCCAAGGACGCACCTTCCCTGGCACTCATGGCACGCATCTATCTGGACAATGGCGAGGACCCGGAAGTGGCCGAAGCCCTGGCCCGTCAGGCTTCGGCTCTGGCTCCCGGCCATGCTCCGTTCTGGAAGGAGCTGGCACGAGCACTCTCGGCCCAGGGCAAACAACAGGAAGCCGCCGAGGTCGTGGACCGCCTTGAAGGAATGTGA
- a CDS encoding FecR domain-containing protein — translation MDPIGTIIAATGQITAQSAEGARPLEPGNPIYAGEVLTTGPDSSVEVKFLDDSVLSQGPNSSLTVDQYIFDPIEPSASSMLTALSKGTFRLVTGKIADNNPDGISLETPLASIGIRGTGVDLHITEAGEKYGVFQYDSLDLVVSTDQGTRFITQAGLLVDVAPSGALGAPRPYTPQEIQMFQTAAPIGSIPGLDEISPRGEEGDQGQGKGEGEGEGEGEELEEELEEVTEELEEVTEEVVEELEEVAEEMDELAEDILEEVNELGAEVADEIDEAIEGVVEAAGDTTEGEFDELADTVMDLAEGFGEVLDAFSGSDPFGATDAFGDLLAGGAGLDTIIEPVAEPATEVVEPVVEDTGDDDDDTLPASGDTVTVDGESFILQLGTDNNDTITGSSSNDMMYGRNGSDSMLGGAGDDFFIGDYHQHAEDAPTDVPNITPDSGSAGDDTMIGGAGYDQFLSGDGADKFVGYNESTDVDLTIVHTGSDNDPIEAVIFNRKLDGWDNTGTLGHNGVKVILGEELATGTAVDEWGNNDTIIGIDNIDGSLQDDSITGNSDDNDFWGDDGNDTLYGLSGEDHLGGGDGDDSIEGGADNDYLGGDEGETTGVGNDTLRGGAGDDNISGDGGNDWIEGGTGSDHMTGDAGTDTLSYEFATAAIRIDLSGSGDIGEAAGDTFNDFEVYDGSDYNDTMIGSAANAVLDGRLGNDSLQGGSGAELLDGADGIDILDAGVDSAADYFYWDDPSHGNIAESILNFDSGEDKLTFNATAFGMSTGTLDGTTFSAQAFGGAYGGSAAMGSGGPYFAYDTDINVLYYDANGDTAGGAQAIAVFTSVDDPLATDMEIVSSRADVEIIVL, via the coding sequence ATGGATCCCATTGGAACCATCATTGCGGCTACGGGACAAATCACAGCCCAATCTGCAGAGGGAGCGCGACCTCTCGAGCCGGGCAATCCCATCTATGCGGGTGAAGTTCTCACCACTGGCCCGGACAGCAGCGTCGAGGTCAAATTCCTGGATGACTCTGTTCTTTCTCAAGGGCCAAATTCCAGCCTGACCGTCGATCAGTACATCTTCGACCCCATCGAGCCCTCCGCCTCATCCATGCTGACGGCCCTCTCCAAAGGGACCTTTCGCCTGGTCACGGGAAAAATCGCGGACAATAACCCCGACGGAATTTCTCTGGAAACGCCTCTGGCATCCATCGGTATTCGTGGCACCGGAGTCGATTTACATATCACCGAGGCTGGCGAAAAATATGGCGTTTTCCAATACGACAGTCTCGATCTCGTTGTTTCAACAGACCAAGGCACCCGATTCATCACCCAGGCCGGCTTGCTGGTGGATGTGGCCCCCAGCGGCGCCCTTGGTGCGCCCCGTCCGTATACGCCTCAGGAAATCCAGATGTTCCAGACTGCCGCCCCCATTGGTTCCATTCCCGGGCTTGATGAGATCTCTCCCCGAGGTGAGGAGGGTGACCAGGGCCAGGGTAAAGGCGAGGGCGAGGGCGAAGGCGAGGGCGAAGAGTTGGAAGAAGAGCTCGAGGAAGTCACCGAAGAATTGGAGGAAGTGACCGAGGAGGTCGTTGAAGAACTGGAAGAAGTCGCCGAGGAAATGGATGAACTGGCCGAAGACATTCTGGAAGAGGTCAATGAACTGGGAGCCGAGGTCGCAGACGAAATCGATGAAGCCATCGAGGGAGTCGTTGAGGCTGCGGGCGACACGACCGAAGGCGAGTTTGATGAACTGGCAGACACAGTCATGGATTTGGCTGAAGGCTTTGGTGAAGTTCTAGATGCCTTCAGCGGGAGCGACCCTTTCGGTGCCACAGATGCCTTTGGTGACCTTCTGGCAGGTGGAGCAGGCCTGGACACCATTATCGAACCCGTCGCGGAACCCGCAACAGAAGTCGTCGAGCCCGTTGTCGAAGACACAGGAGACGATGACGATGATACTCTGCCAGCCTCGGGCGACACCGTCACCGTTGATGGCGAATCCTTCATCCTGCAGCTGGGTACCGACAACAACGACACAATCACCGGATCAAGTAGCAACGACATGATGTATGGCCGAAACGGCTCGGACTCCATGCTCGGGGGCGCTGGTGACGACTTCTTTATCGGAGATTATCACCAGCATGCCGAAGATGCCCCGACCGATGTCCCCAATATCACGCCCGACTCCGGGAGTGCTGGTGACGACACCATGATCGGTGGTGCAGGCTATGACCAATTCCTGTCCGGAGACGGGGCAGACAAGTTCGTCGGCTACAATGAATCCACCGATGTAGACCTGACCATTGTCCATACAGGCTCGGATAACGATCCCATTGAAGCCGTCATCTTCAACCGCAAGCTGGACGGCTGGGACAACACCGGAACTCTCGGGCACAACGGGGTGAAAGTCATCCTGGGCGAAGAGCTTGCCACGGGCACGGCCGTTGATGAATGGGGAAACAACGACACCATCATTGGCATCGACAATATTGATGGCTCCCTGCAGGACGACTCCATCACCGGCAACTCCGACGACAACGACTTCTGGGGAGACGATGGCAACGACACTCTTTATGGACTGAGCGGTGAAGATCACCTTGGCGGAGGCGATGGTGATGACTCCATCGAAGGTGGAGCCGACAACGATTATCTCGGTGGGGACGAGGGCGAGACCACTGGCGTTGGAAACGACACTCTCAGAGGCGGCGCGGGAGACGACAACATCAGTGGAGACGGAGGCAACGACTGGATCGAGGGTGGAACAGGCAGTGATCACATGACAGGTGATGCAGGCACAGACACCCTGTCATACGAATTCGCCACAGCCGCCATCAGAATCGACCTTTCCGGCTCGGGCGATATAGGGGAAGCGGCCGGGGACACATTCAACGACTTCGAAGTCTACGATGGATCTGACTATAACGACACCATGATTGGCTCCGCCGCCAATGCCGTTCTTGACGGGCGCCTCGGCAACGACTCCCTGCAAGGTGGCAGCGGAGCGGAACTTCTGGATGGCGCAGATGGCATCGATATTCTGGATGCCGGGGTCGACAGTGCCGCGGACTACTTCTATTGGGATGATCCCAGCCATGGCAACATTGCAGAATCCATACTCAACTTTGACAGCGGCGAAGACAAACTGACCTTTAACGCAACCGCCTTCGGCATGTCCACGGGCACCCTCGACGGGACAACGTTCAGTGCCCAAGCCTTTGGGGGCGCCTACGGCGGCTCTGCTGCCATGGGGAGCGGAGGTCCCTATTTTGCCTACGATACGGACATCAATGTCCTGTATTACGATGCCAACGGTGACACCGCCGGCGGAGCCCAGGCCATTGCTGTCTTCACAAGCGTGGACGATCCCCTTGCCACGGATATGGAAATCGTTTCCAGCCGGGCGGATGTGGAAATCATCGTCTTGTAA
- a CDS encoding nitroreductase family protein — MSQNDHPILRCLFERRSVRKYTDEPIVREDILSILEAGRWAPSGLNNQPWRFMVISRGDERVESLAGCTKYGTIVRAAGALIGVFLDKEAMYSELKDHQTAGACIQNMMLAAHALGLGSVWLGEIVNQAPQVLDVLSLDPAAYECMAIIAVGHPAHPGASSRKPLSELMLEDF; from the coding sequence ATGTCACAGAATGATCATCCGATACTGCGTTGTCTTTTCGAGCGCCGCAGCGTCCGGAAATATACCGATGAACCGATTGTGCGAGAGGATATTCTTTCGATCCTTGAAGCGGGCCGTTGGGCTCCCAGCGGACTCAATAATCAGCCTTGGCGATTCATGGTCATCAGCCGGGGAGATGAACGTGTGGAGTCCCTTGCCGGGTGTACCAAATACGGAACCATTGTTCGCGCTGCCGGAGCCCTCATTGGTGTTTTCCTGGACAAGGAAGCCATGTACAGCGAACTCAAGGACCACCAGACGGCCGGGGCCTGTATCCAGAATATGATGCTGGCTGCGCATGCCCTTGGTCTGGGGTCGGTCTGGCTGGGAGAAATTGTCAATCAGGCCCCTCAGGTACTGGATGTCCTGAGCCTGGACCCCGCAGCCTATGAATGCATGGCGATCATTGCCGTGGGGCATCCGGCGCATCCTGGTGCTTCTTCGCGCAAGCCCTTGTCAGAACTCATGTTGGAGGATTTTTAA